GCTTTGCCGAGGCTGCGGTCGCGTCGGGGGTCTGGGATTCGCCAGCACCCGAAATGACGAGCCGTTGCGTTCGGAAATTAGTGGTGCAGTTCACCAATTGCTCGACCGCTGCAGATGGATACCCGTCCGCCTCCCACCGCTTGGTGCGTTCCGCATAGAGCGAGAAATGCTCCTCGGCCTGGGCGCGATCTTCCAGGCTCAAGGCGTCCGGGTCGAAGCCGAAATCGAGGTCGACAAAGGAGACGCAGAGTTCGGGATGGTTAGCGGAGCAGTGGTAGCATTCACGGTTGTTTTCGATCGTGAGCTTCCAGTTGCCCTGTTCGATGACATCGGATTCGTACGCGACCTTGGCGTTGCTGATATCGTAGGGTGCAAGGCGTTCGGCCATGACGTCGATGAGGCGCTCGATATCTTCGGGCGGATTGTCCGATAGGCAGACATAGATGAGGCCGCCAACCGACTTGAATGCCGCCGCCTTGAGGCTGCGGCATTCCTTGTCGAAGTTCTTGCCCATATGAGGCGCGTAGCTCAGCTCGCCCGTCAACTCATAGGTCCAGGTATGATAGGGACAGACGAGCTTCGAAACGATCGTCTTGCCCGGATCCAGCAGACGTGAGCCGCGGTGACGGCAGACGTTGTGCATGACGCGGATATCGCCGTCGTCGTCGCGAAGGACGATGAGGCTCGTCTTGCCGATATCAATAACGGATGCATCGCCAGGCTCCGGCACATCGCATTCAAGGCCGATACAGATCCAGTGCCGGCGGAAGAACACCTCGAGATCTGCCTCGAACACGTCCTCGCGTGTGTAAAGGCCGGCTGGAAGTGAATGTCCTTCAGCCCTTGCGTCCAGGAGGGCCGATATGGGAGAAGCAAATGTCTGCAGCATAAATCCACCTTATGTTCCGATCGAAAGGCCGAGGGGCTGAAAGACAAAATCGCTCAACTATTCTGGTCGCTCAACGGCATAAATATGCGCAGGTGACATTACCAAATGTAATGGAAGACAGATGTCGAACCTGAGGAAGAAACTACCGCCGCTCACCGCCTTGACGGCATTTGAAGCGGCGGCCCGCTTGTCCAGCTTCACGCGCGCGGCGACGGAGCTCGGTGTTACTCAGGCTGCCGTAAGCCGGCAAATCCATTTGCTGGAAGAAGATTTCGGTTTCCCCTTGTTTCGGCGGCTCCACCGCAAGATCGAATTGACGGAGAAGGGCAAGCTGCTTTCAGCAGCGGCCGGCGACGCGTTCAATCTGATTGCCGACACCGTAGCCGACCTCCGATCTGAAGGCCCGGATGATGAGTTGGCCATCTCGGCGACCATTTCCTTCTCGCACTTCTGGCTTCTGCCAAGGATCGCCGCGTTTTCTCGCGCCCATCCCGAAATCAAACTTCGCATCATTACGCAGGATGCCCGAACAAGCATCGAGACAAGCGATGTAGACCTGGCGATCCGCTACGGAACCGGTACTTGGTCGGACGGTCAGGCGGAGCTATTGTTCGACGACGAAGTTTTCCCGATTTGCAGCGCAGATTATTTGCTCACGGCTGGCGAGGTCCGCACACCGCAAGATCTTGTCGGCCATCCTTTGATATCAAGCGATACGGAAGATCCTACATGGACGGGCTGGGAGGAGTGGCTAGCGGCCTTTTCCGTGAAGGCGCCGAAAAAGGCCCGAGGCCTTCGATGCAGTTTCTACATCGAGGCCATTTATGCCGCAATGAACGGGCAAGGCATTGCGCTCGGTTGGAATCGTCTAGTGGCCGACCTTATCCAGCAAACTCGCTTGGTCCGTCTTACTGATGCATCCATCCGCACCAGGGCGGCCTACTTCGTCGTCGTTCCAACAAGGAAGCCAAAAAAAGAAAGTGGGAGACTGTTCATTGAGTGGCTGCGCGAGGTTTCCGCTTCCGCGGTTTGACGATTCTTACGCGTGTGTTGGGCCTGCCGTTCCTCTCCATCTCGAAGCGGGTTCGGGGTTGGGTTCCCGATAAGACAAGCGCTTGTTGCGGACTGCCAGCCTAGCCTTAGGCACGCCATTTGGCAGGCGCACCAAAACCCGCGACAATGTGAAAAGTTCCGGCATGGGACTTCAGTCTGATCGGCCCTTGGCAAAAGTCTGAGGTCGATTGTTGGGAAGCCGCGTTGCACTAAATTTCTCAATTAGCCCATGTCGCTGAAGACCCTCACAAAAAAGCCATGGGTTTGTAACGGTGCCAGAGCGGCTCTTCCGTCCCTTCGGCTGCTCTGGTGCTGTTACCTCGGTTCGAGGAGACCATGGGAGATATCAGGATGCATGAAAGACATAGCTATGGGCAGCCGGAAAAAACCGCATCAACCGGGTTGCCCATCGGTGTGATGCTTCTCTCGGTAGCAGCGATAGCCGTTTACCTGATCGTTGGAGGCGAAATTCTCAATGACAATAGCCGGGCCGTCGCCGTGTACCTTCCTAAGGTAGAGGCGAAATAGCCTTACTCAGGGCCAAGGGAGGCGCGGAATGAGCTTGTTAAAGCTAGGGCGGGCTCGCCTGGGGATGGCGCTACCGCGCCATCGTGGGTGGTTGCTCGCAACCAAGGACCGGCGATTGGACGATCTCTTTGAATCCTACGCGCTGGCATCAACGACGCTCGACAATCTCCGGCGTGAGATGCCCCATCGAGAGGCGCTTATAGACGAATACGAGGAAGTCTGCCGGGACCTGCAGGTAGATGTAGTTACGCTGCTCGCCCTGTTGGAGGAGCGAACCTTGCAGCGAAGCTAGCAGCTTGCCGGGGAGAAGGCTTTTTAAGCGCTCAGCTCGATAGCGTTGTTGCAGCACCCGCAAGCTCCAATGTCGCTGCCGGCATTGTAAATGCGGTAGTTGCATCTAGATCCATAGAAAAATTGTCGACGAAAACAAACTCGGCGCAGTACAGCGCAGGGGTCGTTCGCGCGTCCCGTAATTCAAATAGAAGGCCACGCTTGGCGACGCGGTGGGCACCGGACCTCTCAAGGTGGGTTTGACCGTCCATGACCGGCCAGGCCTGGCTCCTGTTAACCTTTCGTTAACCATATATCCGGAACCTCCAGCCCTGGGGCTTTCCGCAATCTCTTACGGAAGGAAAACAGCATGAGGCTCGTGACACTGTCGGGAAGAATTATGGAGAACAGCCACCATACCTTGATCGTGATGAGAGATGGCAGCACCTGTCAGGCGGTCTGCGTGGTCAATGACAGCGCGATTGGCGATATTCGTTCCAAGCTTACGACGCTTGAGAGGATTGCCAGCCGCAAGCTCGATGGCGGAGAATTGGCATTCGACGGTCACATTTGGATCACCGCTTCCGATCTGCCCGAGAGGACAGATGCCGTGCCGCATTGATCATCGTCGATCGTACTTGCCCCAAAAGGCCCAACATCTAGATTAGTTGCGGCACCTGCGGAAGGGGCCGGACGAGGTTCGACTTGCGATGAAGCGTATCGTCGAAGCTGTCGAGGGGTACACGGCCGTGAGCAAGCACTGTGGAACCCACACCCTGGTCAATGACAGTGATCTCGAGGTGCGGTCGGGCGAAATCCATCATCTGGCCGAGCGGTTTGCACGAAACGACCCTGCCAGTGCATCGGCGATGCTCGTGGCTGCTGAAGACGTTGCGGCTCGGATCAAGTTGCCTGTTTCAATGGCCAAACTTCAACGACGCCATGCGCAACCGCACAGGGCACGCACGAAACCTTTTTGATAGCTTCGCTCAGGTCGGCAGCTTCGATGATGGCGAAACCGGCGATCGGCAAGGCGGACGACATGAACGGTCCATCGCGGGTTTCCACGCCGTGAGCGTCTGGATTGCGAACCTGCACCGGTTCGCCAGCGATCCCCATCACAGCGCCGTCGGACCGAAGTTTGGCGTCCTGGGCGTGCGCGGCGTCTCTGGCGGACTTGGGCGTGCGGTCGTAGTCGGCCGGATCGCCATATCCGATTGTGATTAACTTGGGCATTGTCTCGTCTCCTTTCAGTCACGAAACCACCGACGGTCCGTCCT
Above is a genomic segment from Ensifer canadensis containing:
- a CDS encoding aromatic ring-hydroxylating oxygenase subunit alpha — translated: MLQTFASPISALLDARAEGHSLPAGLYTREDVFEADLEVFFRRHWICIGLECDVPEPGDASVIDIGKTSLIVLRDDDGDIRVMHNVCRHRGSRLLDPGKTIVSKLVCPYHTWTYELTGELSYAPHMGKNFDKECRSLKAAAFKSVGGLIYVCLSDNPPEDIERLIDVMAERLAPYDISNAKVAYESDVIEQGNWKLTIENNRECYHCSANHPELCVSFVDLDFGFDPDALSLEDRAQAEEHFSLYAERTKRWEADGYPSAAVEQLVNCTTNFRTQRLVISGAGESQTPDATAASAKLLGTILRKDLGDMHLWGHNSWNHFMGDHAVVSIVIPLSADKTLVRTKWLVHKDAVEGVDYDLEKLTNVWIATTEQDAELVARSHAGIEDPAYVPGPYSPFSETNLDKFTSWYIDRMRAHGY
- a CDS encoding LysR substrate-binding domain-containing protein, with the protein product MSNLRKKLPPLTALTAFEAAARLSSFTRAATELGVTQAAVSRQIHLLEEDFGFPLFRRLHRKIELTEKGKLLSAAAGDAFNLIADTVADLRSEGPDDELAISATISFSHFWLLPRIAAFSRAHPEIKLRIITQDARTSIETSDVDLAIRYGTGTWSDGQAELLFDDEVFPICSADYLLTAGEVRTPQDLVGHPLISSDTEDPTWTGWEEWLAAFSVKAPKKARGLRCSFYIEAIYAAMNGQGIALGWNRLVADLIQQTRLVRLTDASIRTRAAYFVVVPTRKPKKESGRLFIEWLREVSASAV
- a CDS encoding YciI family protein: MPKLITIGYGDPADYDRTPKSARDAAHAQDAKLRSDGAVMGIAGEPVQVRNPDAHGVETRDGPFMSSALPIAGFAIIEAADLSEAIKKVSCVPCAVAHGVVEVWPLKQAT